The DNA region ACATCACGTTTGGCGGCATCGTGAGGGTCTCGATTCCGCGGCGCGCGTGGGCGTTCGCGGGCGGTGAAACGGTGTGGGCGGCGAACAGAGCGGCATACCGCTTTCACGAGATTACATTCGTCGGCGACACCGTTCGTACGATCGAACTGGGCAACGCGCCCCAGCCTCCGCCCGACGACTCGGACGAGTCCGAGTTCGAGCCCCTGATTGCGGGTCTGAGCGTGTCGCCGGAGGGCTGGCTCTGGGTGCTGCGTTTTCCGGACGACCCCGATAACCCGGGCGACCATCGCGTATGGGATCTGTTCGACAATTGCGGCCGGTACCGCGGCGAGGTTTCCTCGTCAGAGGGAATCGCAACCGTCCGGTTTGGAGGCGAAGCGGTGGATCCCATCGATTTCGGCGCGGGAGGCGTGATCCACGGAATCGCCCGCGACGCGCTGGGCTTGAGCTACGTGCTCCGCCTCCGCCTTGAGAGCGCGGCCGGTATGCGGCCGACCCGGGAGGTCTGTCCCTTCTGATCGACGGCTCGCGCGTCCCGAGCTGTACGCGTTCGCACTGAGGGCAGGGACGCAGGGGACCGGCAACCTCGTTCCCCCAAAACCAGGGCGTGCCGGATCGTCCCCGCTGCGAGCCGGAACAGCGCCGCGTGCGAAACCGGACGCCGACCAGTACCTCGGACTGTCAGATCGGGAGGGTAGCAGGCACCTTCAGCATTCATGGCCACATCACGGACGTTTCGCGAGCGCCTGAGGCAACGGGTGCGAAGGCTGCGGTTTCCGCATCCGCTGACGCTGCTCACGGTCGCGATCCTGGCGGCTGCGGCGCTGTCGTACGTGCTGCCGGCGGGGGAGTACGAGCGGCGGGACGATCCGGTGACGGGGCGCAGCGTCGTGGTGCCGGGGACCTTCCACGAGGTGGAAGCCAACCGGATCGGAGCCTTCGAGGCGATCGTTGCGATCCCGCGGGGGATGGCGGACCGTGCCGATGTCGTGTTCCTCATCTTTCTCATCGGCGGGGCGTTCGCCGTGTTCGATGCGACGGGGGCGCTGCGGCGCGGCGTGACCTGGCTCGTCCGGGGGCTCGAGGGCCGCGAGATCCTCGCGATCCCCGTCGTCTGTCTCGCCTTCGCGGCGGGCGGCGTGACGGAGAACATGCAGGAGGAGATCATCCCCCTCGTTCCCGCGCTCATGCTGCTCACCAAGCGGCTCGGCTACTCTCCGATGGTGGGGGTCGCGGTCAGCGCGGGCTCCGCCTTCGTGGGGTCGGCCTTCAGCCCCATCAACCCTTTTCAGGTCCAGATCGCCCAGAAGGTGTCCGACGTGGCGCTGCTCTCGGGCTGGGCGTTCCGTCTCGCGTTCCTGGCCATCGCCCTCGGCCTCTGGATCTGGTGGACGATGCGGTATGCCGCGCGTACCCGTGCGGGGCCCGAGGCAGAGGAGACGACGGACGTCTCGGAGCCGGATGGGGCACTCGGCTGGAGGGACGTAACCATCTTCGCGATCGTCGCCTCGACCTTCGTCGTCCTCGTGTGGGGACTGCTCCGGTGGGAGTGGGAGTTCGACCACATGTCGGCCCTCTTCTTCATCATGGGCGTCGTGGTGGGGATCATAGGCCGGCTCGGCGTGACCGGGACGGCCCATGCCTACGCCGAAGGTTTCCGGTCGATGGGATATGCCGCGCTGCTTATCGGCTTCGCCAACGCGATCTACGTGGTCATGGATGACGCGCGGATCATCGACACCATCGTGCGCGGACTGTTCGTCCCGCTCGCGGACCTGCCGCTCGCGCTCTCGGCCATCGGCATGTCGGCCGCGCAGGGCGTGCTGCACTTCGCCGTACCCAGCGTGAGCGGTCAGGCCGTGCTGACGCTGCCCGTCCTCGTACCGCTCTCGGACCTGCTCGGGCTCTCGCGGCAGATCACGATCCTCGCCTACCAGTACGGGGCGGGGCTGTGCGAACTGATCACGCCAACCAACGGTGCCCTGATGGCGATCCTGGCCGCGAGCGGCGTCCGCTACGAGTCGTGGCTGCGCTTCGTGATCCCGCGCTACCTCATGCTGATGGCGCTCGGAGCGGTCGCTCTCGTCATCGCCCTCGCCATCGGCTACAGCTGAGCCTCACCACGTTCCCGCGGGAACGCCCCCG from Candidatus Palauibacter australiensis includes:
- a CDS encoding YfcC family protein; this translates as MRRLRFPHPLTLLTVAILAAAALSYVLPAGEYERRDDPVTGRSVVVPGTFHEVEANRIGAFEAIVAIPRGMADRADVVFLIFLIGGAFAVFDATGALRRGVTWLVRGLEGREILAIPVVCLAFAAGGVTENMQEEIIPLVPALMLLTKRLGYSPMVGVAVSAGSAFVGSAFSPINPFQVQIAQKVSDVALLSGWAFRLAFLAIALGLWIWWTMRYAARTRAGPEAEETTDVSEPDGALGWRDVTIFAIVASTFVVLVWGLLRWEWEFDHMSALFFIMGVVVGIIGRLGVTGTAHAYAEGFRSMGYAALLIGFANAIYVVMDDARIIDTIVRGLFVPLADLPLALSAIGMSAAQGVLHFAVPSVSGQAVLTLPVLVPLSDLLGLSRQITILAYQYGAGLCELITPTNGALMAILAASGVRYESWLRFVIPRYLMLMALGAVALVIALAIGYS